A section of the Chryseobacterium scophthalmum genome encodes:
- a CDS encoding helix-hairpin-helix domain-containing protein, protein MKKNYYQKMAFLGMLLLVLLGFQKYTDKSDEPFPEVTFISESLPLESLSEFDPNDLDENQWQKLGFSEKQTATILKYKKIVGGKFLSKEQLKKCYAISEEKYSQLSSFILLPETNSEAKGNSDFKTYKKRSLNITRKFDPDQLSQNDWENMGFSEKQATAILKYKNYLGGSFVSKEKFKECFIINEENYAKLEPYLILPAKTPANFNAYAGKSNSFKTKTPQTSFDPNTLDVQGWMALGFTEKQANVIVNYRDRNLKGSFKTLEDIKNCFVISAEKFEELKPYIKLNASTMAKNSEEKKPELKQEKTDFSKTDMNSITFKQLLEFGLDEKSAGSMIGFRKKLGGFMTKEQILETYNIDKELVQKLLSIASLDNSKVERYTLVDAPEEWLKNHPYFKYSADKIIYYRISNPDDKKIWKLLKTKPEYEARMRLYVK, encoded by the coding sequence ATGAAAAAAAATTACTATCAAAAGATGGCATTTCTCGGAATGTTATTGCTTGTGCTACTTGGGTTTCAAAAATACACCGACAAATCTGACGAACCTTTTCCCGAAGTCACATTCATTTCTGAAAGTTTACCTTTAGAATCTTTATCTGAATTTGATCCCAACGATTTAGATGAAAATCAATGGCAAAAGCTCGGATTTTCTGAAAAACAAACCGCAACAATTTTAAAATACAAGAAAATTGTAGGCGGAAAATTCCTTTCAAAAGAGCAACTCAAAAAATGTTATGCTATTTCTGAAGAAAAATATTCTCAGTTAAGTTCTTTTATTTTATTGCCTGAAACAAATTCTGAAGCAAAAGGAAATTCGGATTTTAAAACTTATAAAAAGAGATCTTTAAACATCACAAGGAAATTTGATCCAGACCAACTTTCACAAAATGATTGGGAAAATATGGGATTCTCTGAGAAACAAGCTACTGCAATTCTGAAATATAAAAATTATTTAGGTGGAAGTTTTGTGAGTAAAGAAAAATTCAAAGAATGTTTTATCATTAATGAAGAAAACTATGCGAAACTTGAACCTTATTTAATTCTTCCTGCAAAAACTCCGGCGAATTTTAATGCTTATGCTGGAAAATCGAATTCATTTAAAACCAAAACTCCGCAAACTTCTTTTGACCCAAATACTTTAGATGTACAAGGTTGGATGGCTTTAGGATTCACAGAAAAACAGGCGAATGTGATTGTAAATTATCGTGACAGAAACCTGAAAGGAAGTTTTAAAACTTTAGAAGACATTAAAAATTGCTTTGTTATTTCCGCAGAAAAGTTTGAAGAATTAAAACCTTACATCAAACTGAATGCTTCTACAATGGCGAAAAACTCTGAAGAGAAAAAGCCAGAACTCAAACAGGAGAAAACCGACTTTTCAAAAACAGATATGAATTCAATTACGTTTAAACAGCTTTTAGAATTTGGCTTGGATGAAAAAAGCGCAGGCTCGATGATCGGTTTCAGAAAAAAACTAGGTGGATTTATGACCAAAGAACAAATTTTGGAAACTTATAATATTGATAAAGAATTGGTTCAAAAATTATTAAGCATTGCATCACTTGATAATTCAAAAGTTGAACGATATACTCTGGTTGATGCACCTGAAGAATGGCTGAAAAACCATCCTTATTTCAAATATTCCGCAGATAAAATTATTTATTACAGGATCAGTAATCCCGATGATAAAAAAATCTGGAAGTTATTGAAAACTAAGCCTGAATATGAAGCGAGGATGAGGCTTTATGTAAAGTAG
- a CDS encoding type IA DNA topoisomerase, translated as MKLCIAEKPSVARDIAKVLGATMPKQGYMEGNGYCVTWTFGHLCTLKEPHDYGPQYKSWNLFLLPIIPQSFGIKLIPNKGVENQFKVIEKLVAECDEVINCGDAGQEGELIQRWVLQKAKCDKPVQRLWISSLTEEAIKEGFEKLKPAEDYKNLYLAGNARAIGDWLLGINATRLFTKKFGGNKAVLSIGRVQTPTLAMLVQRQKEIDAFTTEEYWELKTKYRDVIFNAAIDRLKTLDRAEKGLEYLKLNAFEILSFEIKEGKEKNPRLFDLTGLQVEANKKFGYSADSTLKYIQSLYEKKHVTYPRVDTTYLSESLYPKIGGILQSMVIYKDLISPLLEQPIPKSKAVFDDAKVTDHHAIIPTEIPPSHNLTREEKMIYDLIAKRFIAVFYPECKISNTLVEAQVGTIPFKTSGRQILEPGWRAVYAKDAKEEPTDKEKDKEEEQTIPEFKVGETGPHEPMIHQGKTSPPKPYTEATLLRAMETAGKQVDDEELREMLKNNGIGRPSTRANIIETLFKRKYIEKKRKNLIATQTGIQLIDTIEDELLKSPELTGEWELKLRKIESGEYEANQFKDELIQMVTELTKKVVDGKAKVFTLHEEKEEVKEKKKREPAVKKELQSWEETQCPKCKTHNLMKGKTAVGCSDFKNCGFKVSFDIFGKKLSDKQLMDLVLKGKTSKLKGFTTHPENLTEGIVSLSPEFLTVLL; from the coding sequence ATGAAACTTTGTATTGCCGAAAAGCCCAGTGTTGCCAGAGATATTGCCAAAGTATTGGGCGCAACCATGCCCAAACAAGGCTACATGGAAGGAAACGGCTATTGTGTAACATGGACTTTCGGGCATCTTTGTACCCTAAAAGAACCTCACGATTACGGTCCGCAATACAAATCCTGGAATTTATTTTTGTTGCCAATCATTCCCCAAAGTTTCGGGATCAAATTAATTCCAAACAAAGGTGTTGAAAATCAGTTTAAAGTAATCGAGAAATTAGTAGCCGAATGTGATGAGGTCATTAATTGCGGGGATGCCGGTCAAGAAGGAGAACTTATTCAGCGTTGGGTTTTGCAGAAAGCAAAATGCGATAAACCTGTACAACGTTTGTGGATCTCGTCTTTGACAGAAGAAGCGATCAAGGAAGGTTTTGAAAAATTGAAACCAGCCGAAGATTACAAAAATCTCTACCTCGCAGGAAATGCAAGAGCAATAGGAGACTGGTTGTTGGGAATCAATGCAACGCGACTTTTTACCAAAAAATTTGGTGGAAATAAAGCTGTTTTATCGATTGGAAGAGTGCAGACTCCGACTTTAGCGATGTTGGTTCAGCGTCAGAAAGAAATTGATGCGTTCACAACCGAAGAATATTGGGAGCTGAAAACCAAATACCGTGACGTTATTTTCAACGCAGCGATTGACCGTCTGAAAACTTTAGACCGAGCCGAAAAAGGTTTGGAATATCTGAAGCTCAATGCTTTTGAAATTCTTTCATTTGAAATTAAAGAAGGAAAAGAAAAAAATCCAAGATTGTTTGATTTGACCGGACTTCAGGTGGAAGCTAATAAGAAGTTTGGGTATTCTGCAGACAGTACTTTAAAATATATTCAGAGTCTTTACGAGAAAAAACACGTGACTTATCCGCGTGTTGATACGACGTATCTATCAGAAAGTTTATACCCAAAAATTGGAGGCATTCTTCAAAGTATGGTTATTTATAAGGATTTAATTTCACCTTTATTAGAACAACCGATTCCAAAATCGAAAGCGGTGTTTGATGATGCAAAAGTGACCGACCACCATGCCATTATTCCAACTGAAATTCCGCCTTCTCACAATTTAACGAGAGAAGAGAAAATGATCTATGATTTGATTGCGAAGCGTTTTATCGCCGTTTTTTACCCTGAATGTAAAATTTCAAATACTTTGGTTGAAGCTCAGGTGGGAACAATTCCTTTTAAAACAAGCGGAAGACAGATCCTCGAACCGGGTTGGAGAGCGGTTTATGCAAAAGATGCCAAAGAAGAACCGACCGATAAAGAAAAAGATAAGGAAGAAGAACAGACGATCCCTGAATTTAAAGTTGGGGAAACAGGACCACACGAACCGATGATCCATCAGGGGAAAACTTCGCCACCAAAGCCCTACACCGAAGCAACTTTACTTCGAGCGATGGAGACTGCCGGAAAGCAAGTCGATGACGAAGAACTTCGTGAAATGCTCAAAAACAACGGAATTGGGAGACCTTCAACCCGTGCAAACATTATCGAAACACTTTTCAAGCGAAAGTACATTGAAAAGAAAAGAAAAAATCTGATCGCTACCCAAACCGGAATTCAACTGATTGATACCATTGAAGATGAATTGCTGAAAAGCCCGGAATTAACAGGGGAGTGGGAATTAAAACTTCGTAAAATTGAAAGCGGTGAATACGAAGCCAATCAGTTCAAAGATGAATTGATACAAATGGTGACCGAATTGACAAAAAAAGTGGTCGACGGAAAAGCAAAAGTTTTCACTTTACATGAAGAAAAAGAAGAGGTCAAAGAAAAGAAAAAACGTGAACCAGCCGTAAAAAAAGAATTACAGTCTTGGGAAGAAACACAATGCCCAAAATGTAAAACCCATAATTTAATGAAAGGCAAAACCGCAGTCGGATGTTCTGATTTTAAAAACTGCGGCTTTAAAGTTTCATTTGATATTTTCGGTAAAAAACTTTCCGATAAACAGTTAATGGATTTGGTTTTAAAAGGAAAAACCTCAAAATTAAAAGGATTTACAACCCATCCTGAAAATTTAACGGAAGGAATTGTTTCGCTATCACCTGAATTTCTAACAGTTTTACTATAA